In a genomic window of Punica granatum isolate Tunisia-2019 chromosome 6, ASM765513v2, whole genome shotgun sequence:
- the LOC116211777 gene encoding cold-regulated 413 plasma membrane protein 2 codes for MGRVDYLAMRTHQVEMEDLISSDIDELRVAAKRLIAHATKLGGLGLGTSFLKWLASFAAIYLLILDRTNWRTNMLTSLLVPYIFFSLPSSIFQFLRGEAGKWVAFVAVILRLFFNRHFPDWLEIPGSLILLPVTAPNLLAHNMRDSWIGVLISLFIGCYLLQEHIRATGGFRNSFTQSHGISNTFGLVLLLVYPIWALLLHFL; via the exons ATGGGGAGGGTGGATTATCTGGCAATGAGAACTCATCAAGTGGAAATGGAAGACCTCATCAGCTCTGACATTGATGAGCTCAGAGTTGCTGCGAAGAGGCTCATTGCCCACGCCACCAAGCTCGGTGGCTTGGGCTTGGGCACTTCGTTTCTCAAGTGGCTTGCCTCCTTTGCCGCCAT ATATTTGCTGATATTGGATCGAACAAATTGGAGAACAAACATGCTGACATCGCTCTTGGTGCCTTATATATTCTTCAGTCTACCATCATCTATATTTCAATTCTTGAG aGGCGAGGCTGGAAAATGGGTTGCTTTCGTCGCAGTCATTCTGAGGCTGTTCTTCAACCGGCATTTTCCTG ATTGGTTGGAGATTCCCGGTTCGTTGATTCTTCTCCCGGTCACTGCCCCGAACTTGCTAGCACACAACATGAGGGACAGTTGGATCGGCGTGCTGATAAGCCTTTTCATTGGTTGTTACCTATTGCAAGAGCACATTCGAGCAACCGGTGGGTTTCGAAATTCATTCACTCAAAGCCACGGGATATCAAACACGTTTGGCCTTGTCCTTCTGTTGGTCTATCCCATCTGGGCTCTCCTGCTACACTTCCTTTAG